In Pseudomonadales bacterium, a single window of DNA contains:
- a CDS encoding cytochrome c: MNDRFLLKACSYWLGTVITFFTVGAIANDQAADDQAKIAACVACHGADGIGKADQYPNLQGQREAYMVKQLKAFQSGARKDATMTTVVKSISEADMKMLAKFFTQVK; encoded by the coding sequence ATGAATGACCGCTTTTTATTGAAAGCCTGCTCATACTGGCTTGGTACGGTTATTACGTTTTTTACCGTTGGCGCTATCGCCAATGACCAAGCGGCGGATGATCAGGCTAAAATTGCTGCCTGTGTGGCTTGTCACGGCGCTGACGGTATCGGCAAAGCGGATCAATACCCTAATTTACAGGGGCAGCGCGAGGCTTATATGGTTAAGCAGCTGAAAGCGTTTCAGTCCGGTGCTCGTAAGGATGCGACGATGACCACCGTAGTGAAGTCTATATCCGAGGCTGATATGAAAATGCTGGCTAAATTCTTTACTCAGGTGAAATAG
- a CDS encoding FAD-binding oxidoreductase, producing the protein MSQSTASRRLVLKQLASMTALGALGMLRSGLILADKPSGELYGTKIPGVQGKIIHRNDKNYELWRQAMVWHHSKPKRYPEMIVQAKSVEDVISAVKYAGKKKLKVSVRAGGHNSTGTSVRDGGMVIDVSALDDIQIDVSTQVAAIQPGVRSLHLVTAAREKGLSFPVPHCPSVGLSGFTMGGGIGWNYPQRGGMATHSIVGAEIVTADGKLVKADATQNTDLFWAVRGAGPGFFGIVTRLYLQLYPVPKAIMSSSYITSLDNLEMVTKTLDKIRAENDVDRVELITVLMHHPEVPEDAPPEQSKICFFTAFAFEDTEAKAKAALEPFAKSALATQSLVSMEFQTFSFEGLYDRYFSLADPAGRQARYIVDNVLTNDGNGALHALADHFKTAPTKDCHVLASANMRLEPKDDSCFSWVADCYVGCYAIWDREEDDPANYQWLGDTIPLMDPFGEGHYVNEIEPSLTANRYRQCYTAANWERLEQLRKNYDPKGLFHHYLGVA; encoded by the coding sequence ATGAGTCAATCAACAGCTTCACGTCGGCTCGTGCTTAAACAGCTGGCTTCTATGACGGCCCTCGGGGCATTGGGTATGCTGCGCTCTGGCCTTATACTTGCCGACAAACCCTCAGGAGAACTATACGGAACAAAAATTCCGGGCGTGCAGGGAAAAATTATTCATCGTAATGATAAAAACTACGAATTATGGCGACAGGCGATGGTCTGGCATCATTCGAAACCGAAACGCTATCCGGAAATGATCGTGCAAGCAAAATCGGTAGAGGATGTGATTAGCGCCGTCAAATATGCTGGTAAGAAAAAGCTTAAAGTGTCGGTGCGTGCCGGTGGTCACAATTCGACGGGAACATCAGTGCGTGATGGCGGTATGGTCATTGATGTTTCCGCTTTAGATGATATTCAAATTGATGTTTCAACGCAGGTAGCAGCCATTCAACCGGGCGTGCGCAGCTTGCATCTGGTCACTGCCGCGCGCGAAAAAGGGTTAAGTTTCCCAGTGCCGCATTGCCCCTCGGTAGGGTTGAGTGGCTTTACCATGGGTGGTGGGATCGGCTGGAACTATCCTCAACGCGGAGGCATGGCGACCCATTCTATTGTCGGTGCGGAAATAGTCACCGCGGATGGTAAGCTGGTAAAAGCTGATGCTACGCAAAACACCGATCTTTTCTGGGCAGTGCGTGGCGCTGGCCCTGGATTTTTCGGAATCGTGACGCGCTTGTATCTGCAACTTTATCCTGTGCCGAAAGCGATTATGTCAAGTTCCTATATTACTTCCCTGGATAACCTGGAAATGGTCACTAAGACCCTGGATAAAATCAGAGCGGAAAATGATGTGGACCGAGTGGAATTGATTACCGTGCTGATGCATCATCCGGAAGTGCCGGAGGATGCGCCGCCGGAACAGTCGAAAATTTGCTTCTTCACGGCTTTTGCCTTTGAGGATACGGAGGCAAAGGCCAAGGCTGCTCTTGAACCCTTTGCTAAATCAGCGTTGGCGACGCAGAGCTTGGTCAGTATGGAGTTCCAGACGTTTTCCTTCGAAGGCTTATACGACCGCTACTTTAGCCTGGCTGATCCAGCTGGCCGTCAGGCGCGTTACATTGTCGATAACGTGCTGACCAATGATGGCAACGGTGCACTGCATGCACTGGCGGATCATTTTAAAACCGCACCAACTAAGGATTGTCATGTGCTTGCCTCCGCTAATATGCGGCTCGAACCAAAAGACGATTCCTGTTTTTCCTGGGTTGCCGATTGTTATGTGGGTTGTTATGCCATTTGGGATCGGGAAGAGGATGATCCCGCCAACTATCAATGGTTGGGCGATACGATTCCATTGATGGATCCCTTTGGCGAAGGCCATTATGTCAACGAGATAGAGCCGAGCCTGACGGCAAACCGCTACCGGCAGTGTTATACGGCGGCAAATTGGGAACGTCTGGAACAACTACGTAAAAACTATGACCCTAAAGGGTTATTTCATCATTATTTAGGGGTTGCTTAA
- a CDS encoding AraC family transcriptional regulator, giving the protein MQNTLFDSNPIPLSAYKFLDTKTYAEAEKALENTVEPRRFSSHRRNGNQGIQVTRYQLGEIQLFGLHFEGALSIASERLESVNIIIPISGRLHTDTGSNTTSMSAGLARINSPGEKISVEWESSSTSLVARIPRDTLNRYCRELYDIEAYQDIRFAPVLDLSRNAGSSFHNILDTILREADNTDSLLNRGVLAKHFQEILVTALLNLQTHSLSETLDRQARQVRPFYIRKAIAYIHDNAADSITPADLVKVVGVSLRSLQAGFASYHNIGPSAYIKQVKMQKAREQLLIANHLETTVAEVAASWGFYNPCSFTGNYRKLYGENPSETLRR; this is encoded by the coding sequence ATGCAAAACACATTATTTGACAGCAACCCTATCCCTCTCTCCGCCTATAAGTTTTTGGATACGAAAACCTATGCCGAAGCGGAAAAGGCTTTGGAAAACACGGTCGAACCAAGACGCTTTAGCTCTCACCGCCGCAATGGCAACCAAGGGATACAAGTGACCCGTTATCAATTGGGGGAGATTCAGTTATTCGGTCTCCATTTCGAAGGCGCTCTCAGTATCGCCTCTGAGCGGTTGGAATCGGTAAATATTATTATCCCAATATCCGGTCGACTCCATACCGATACAGGGTCTAATACCACTTCAATGAGTGCCGGTCTGGCCAGAATCAATTCACCGGGCGAGAAAATTTCAGTCGAATGGGAATCCAGTAGTACTTCTTTGGTGGCACGTATCCCTCGGGATACACTGAACAGATATTGCCGTGAACTTTATGATATAGAGGCCTATCAGGATATTCGCTTTGCACCGGTGTTGGATCTTTCCCGAAACGCCGGCAGCAGCTTTCACAATATCTTGGACACTATTCTTCGCGAGGCAGATAATACCGATTCATTACTAAACCGAGGCGTATTAGCGAAGCATTTCCAGGAAATACTAGTCACGGCATTACTGAATCTTCAAACCCATTCGCTCTCTGAAACACTAGACCGACAGGCACGTCAGGTGAGGCCCTTCTATATCCGCAAAGCAATTGCCTATATCCATGATAATGCTGCTGATTCGATTACCCCCGCTGACTTGGTCAAAGTCGTCGGTGTTAGCCTGCGGTCACTACAGGCAGGTTTTGCGAGCTATCATAACATTGGCCCCAGCGCCTATATTAAACAGGTAAAAATGCAAAAAGCCCGGGAACAGCTGCTGATCGCAAACCACCTGGAAACCACCGTAGCGGAAGTTGCCGCGAGCTGGGGCTTCTACAATCCCTGTAGCTTTACCGGCAATTACCGCAAGTTGTATGGCGAAAACCCCTCCGAAACGTTACGACGTTAG